CGTTGCCGATGAGGTAGCCGAGGCCCCACCATGCGGCGATCGACAGGAACAGCAGGGCGAACAGGCCGGTGACGCCGGCCCCGCCGAACATGCCGGCACCCTTGCCCGCCTTCTTCGCGGAGTCGGTCAGCTCGGCCTTGGCGAGCGCGACCTCCTGGCGGAAGAGCGTCGAGAGGTCACGGGACACCTCGGAGAGCAGCTCACCGAGCGGCGTCGTCGCGGCGCGCTCCTGGGGGGTCGGCTGTCCGGGCACCGTCCGACCGGACGCGCCGGGGAACGGATCGGTCATACGAGCGGCCCCGTCCCGGTGGTCCCGGTGCCGGTCGTGCCCGTGGTGCCCGTCGTGCCGAGCCCGGTCGTCCCCGTCGTGCCGAGGCCGGTGGTGTCGTACCCGGTGGTGCTCGTCGGGGCGTCGTGGCCGGTGGTGCCGGAAGTCGCGGTCGCGCTGCGGGCCTCGGCTTCCTTCTCGTGCTTGATCTCCGTCGTGAGCGCCTTGGTGAGACGCCCGGCGAGGATGCCCGCGCCGGCGGCGATCGCGATGAAGGTGCCCGGACGGCGAGCCGCGAACGACTTCACCTCGTCGACGAGCGAACCTGGGTCGCGGCCCTCGAGGTAGCCAGCGAACGAGCCGGCACGGTTCGACAGGTCGCGGACGACCTTCGCCGCCAGGCCCTGCTCGTCGTCGTTGTCGGCCATCTTGCCGAGCTGGTCGCCGATGGTACGGAGACCGCTGGCGGCCTTCTGCTGCTGGTCGGCAGCCTGGTCCTTGACGGTGCCCGACGCCTGGCCGAAGAGCTGGCGAGCGTGGTCGGACACCTCGGAGGCGACGTTCGCAGCCTGCTCCTTGGCGGTGCCGGCGACGTCGGCAGCCTTCTCCTTGGCGTCACCTGCGACGTCCGAGGCGGCACCCTTCGCGGCGTCGGCCTTGGCCTTGCCGCCGCTCGAGTCGGAGCCGGAGTCGGCGTGACCCGCAGAGCTCGTCGAGGTGGCGGACAGGCTGCCGATCGGCGCGGTGCCGGCGGGGAGCTGGGTGTCGGCGGGGATCGCGTCCAGCGGCTCGGCGTCGAGCGGCTCGAGGTCGTCGAAGCCCGAGGGGCGCTCGACGGGGGTCCCGCTCGCGTAGGAGGGCACCGTGACGCCGGGGTGGATCTCGTGACCCTCGGCGGCAGCCGTGGCGTCGTGGATGGGCGTCCCGGAGTCGTTCCCGGGTGGGTTCGTGGTCATGGTCGGCCTTCCGGTCTTCTCGTCGCCACGGGCGGTGCACCTGCGGCGTTGGACTCGAACCTGCGCGGCGCACCCTGTGCCGGGCCCCAGGAACGCCGATCTGCGCGGATGTCGGCCCGACCCTCCGCAGAACGCCAGGACGAGGCTCGATCCGCGCGTCCTCCCAGCCCCGCTCCGGTTGGCTCGGACGATGCCCTCTGTGTCGGTCGTCATCCCCGTCCGGGACGACGCCGACCACCTGCGCCGGTGCCTCGCCGCACTGGAGGCCCAGACCCGGGTGCCCGACGAGGTCGTCGTCGTCGACAACGGCAGCTCGGACGACAGCGCCGCGGTGGCGGCGGCCGCCGGAGCCGTCTTGTGCAGCGAGCCGGAGCGTGGCATCGCACGGGCATCGGCGCGTGGGTTCGACACCGCGCGGGGCGACGTCGTCGTGCGACTGGACGCGGACTCGGTCCCGCCGCCGCACTGGATCGCCACGGCGCTCGCGCTGCTCGAGGACCCGACCGTCGTCGCCGTCACCGGACCCGGTCGGCCGATCGACGCCGGGCCGCTCGTCCGGGCGGCTTGGCCGGTCCTCTACATGCAGCCGTACTTCGTGCTCATGCGCAGTGCACTCGCACGCCCGCCGCTGTTCGGTTCCGCCGCCGCCGTGCGTCGGACGACCTGGCTCGCCGTCCGTCACCGGGTCCACCGCCACGACCCCGAGGTGCACGACGACGTCGACCTCAGCATGCAGCTCGACCCGGCGTGGCGGGTGCTGGCCGACCGGGCGCTCACGGTGGGTGTGTCCTCGCGACCCTTCTCGAGCCTCCCGTCCGCCCTGCTGCGCGCCCGTCGCGCGGGCCACACGTTCCGGGTCAACGGACGCCGGGCCACGCCCGTGCGGCGGTGGGCCCGGCGGTTCCGGGTGGAACTGCGTCGGCACCACGCGCACGCCTGGTGGCGGTCCCGCTGACGTGAGCTGCCCTGACCGCGCACGTCGCGCCGGCGCCGCTCCGTGGACTCACGCGGGGAGGACGACCACCTTGCCGGCGACGCGCCCGCTGCTGGCCTCGGCGTGCAGGGCCGGCAGCTCGGTGAGCGGGATGCGGCGGGTGACCTCGACGTGCAGCGCCCCCTCGTCCACCATCGACACCAGACGCGCCAAGCGTTCGCGGTGCGGCAGGACGAACACGACGGCCGAGCGGACCCCGCGGTCGGCGTCGTCCGGCGCGGGCATCCAGGCCGTCGTGCTCACGACGACCCCACCGTCCCGCACCAGGGTGACGAGGCGGGTGAACGCGTCGGGCTCGATCGGGGCGAGGTTGAGGAGCACGTCCACCTGCTCAGTGACGGCGTCCAGCAGGTCGGTCGTGGTGTGGTCGACGACCTCGTCCGCTCCCGCAGCCCGCACGGCGTCCGCGCTGCGCGGACTCGCGGTCGCCACGACGTGCGCACCGATCCGCGTCGCCAGCTGGACGGCGTACTTGCCGACCACCCCGCCGGCGCCCACGACGAGCAGTCGCTGCCCGGCCTGCAGGCCACCGTCGTCGACCAGGGCCTGCCACGCGGTGAGGGCGACCGAGGGCAGCGCGGCGGCGTCGGCGAGCGGGATGCTCGTCGGTGCGGCCACGAGCGCCTCGGCCGGGGCGACCACGTACTCGGCCGCGCCGCCGTCCCGCTCCATCGGCAGGAACCCGACGACCGCATCGCCGACGGACAGGCCCTGCACGCCGTCGCCGATCGCGTCGACGGTGCCCGAGACGTCGTAACCGGGGACGTGCGGCAGGACCACGGGGATGGGGAGGGAGCCCGCACGCATGCCGCCGTCGGCCGCGTTGAAGGCCGAGGCGGCGACGCGGATGCGCACCGCGCCGGCGGTGGGGACGGGCTGGTCGACCTCGACGTGCCGGAGCACCTCGGGACCGCCGACTTCGGAGAACTGGATGGCCTGCATGGTCGTATCCTCTCGTTGTTGCTTCGAGTTCGAAGCACTGTCGGAACCGTAGCACTGCTTCGAACTCGAAGCAACGGTAGGATCGAGACGTGCCCGAACCCTCCTCGTCCCTGACGTCCGCGCAGCTGGCCGCCTACCTGTCCTTCACCGAGGTGAGCGCGCTGCTGCGGCCCGCCGTCGAGAAGCAGCTCAAGGACGTCGGACAGCTCAGCTACGTGCAGTTCCAGCTGCTGGCACGACTCGGCGACGCCCCGACCGGCAGTCGGAGCATGACCGACCTGGCCGACGGGGTCGTCTACAGCCGGAGCGGGCTCACCTACCAGGCGCAGCTCCTCGACCAGCGAGGCCTGGTGTCGCGGGCGCCGTCACCGGAGGACGAACGCCGTGTCGTCGTGTCGATCACCGACGCCGGCCGTCAGGTCCTCGCCGCCGTGTTCCCCGGGCACATCGCTCTCGTGCAGGAACTCCTGTTCGCGTCGCTGTCGACCGACGAGGTCGACGCGCTCGCTGCCGTGCTCGGCAAGGTCGGCGACCGCCTGCGCGCAGCACCGCCCCGCTCCGCCGCACCACGCCGCCGCCGCACGGTCTGACGGTCAGGAGGCGCGGGTCCAGCCTGACGGCCCGTCCCCGCGGCGGACCCACCGTTCCTCGACCGGGGACACCGTCACGTCGTCGGTGAACCAGGAGGTCTCGTCCGGCGCCCACCCGGCGAGGACCGTCGCGCCGCCGTCGACCTCGAGCGCACGGCCGGCCGCCGCCAGGTACCCCTGCACGGAGACGTGCACGGCGTCGACATCGACCGCCAGGGCCTCGAGGTCGGGGACCAGCCAGTCCGCCTCCAGGCCGGTCGACGGCCACCACGCACCGCGCCGTGCCCAGAGGGCGGGCTTCGGGTACGTCGACACCAACCGGGCCCAGTCCTCGGCCGAGTGCACCTCCCACACGCGCGGCTCCCGATCCGCCGTGACGCGTTGGAGGACGACCTCGTCGTCACCGAACCCGTCCTCCACCAGCTCGAGCGCCCCTGCCCCGAGCGACCCGACCCGGCGTGTACTCGAGATGAACCGCGCGGCGCCGGCGTCCCCGTACGCCAGTGGTGTGGACCACCAGGCGCCGCCCGCGGTCCGGTGCACCGGGACCGCTCGATCCGCCGCCCCGCGCGCCTCGTCGTCCTCGTGGTTCCGTCTCCACCGCGCGACCGTCGCGGCGACACCTCCTCCGGAACCGACCGGCTGGACCTCGCCGTCGCGCACGGGACGCGCCACCCACTGCGCGTCGAGGTCGAGGTCCGTCGCCCACCACGTCGTCGCCGGTGCGGACAGGACCGCCTCCGCCACAGGCGCGAGTGCGGAGCGCACCTCGGGGAAGGCGGTGATCGCCTCCGCGCCGACGATCGGCGGCTGCCAGGGCATCGACGAGTCCACCGTCGCGCCCAGGGCGGGCAGGAAGCGCAGCGGATCCCGCCAGCCCCGGACGTCCGCAAGGTCGACCGCGGCGACGGCGGACGCGAGTCCGGCGACCACGTCCGCGGGCACTCCGACCGCCTCGGGCAGCGCGAAGTCCTGGTCCGCCGCAGCGTCCACCGCCTGGACCGCCTGCTGCACGGCCGCGTCGAGGTCGCTCACCAACGCGAGACAGAGAACGCGGAAACGGGGACCGTCGAGCAGGTCGTGAGTGGAGGAACGCACTCGGGGAGTGTGGCGCGCCGGGGCGTGCTCGGGCAAGCCGCCGAGGACACCCCGGCGGGTACACGACACGGACGACCTTGGACGCGATCCAGGACGGCGGCGTAGCGTTCCGGAAGTCGCCCGGCCGGAAGGCACGCGAGGGACCCTGACCTCGTGGAGCGACGACTCGCGCCTGCCACTCCCGGAGGCACGCGCCGGCCGTGGACGCCCGCCCCTGACCCGAACTGCGGCGGGCGTCCGCGTGTCCACACCGCCACCCACCGGCCGGGAGGCCCACCACCGGTCCGGCACCGCGCCTCCCGTCCGGAGACGGCCGGCACACGCCGTCCGCCGCGGCGGTTCAGCCCGCGGTCGGGTCCGCGAGCAGCGACGCGAAGGCGAGCTCGGCCGCGCCGCGGAACAGGACACTCCCGACCAGCTCGGCGGGCACGATCCGCAGGTCCTCGCCCATCGCGGTCATCGTCTGCGCCCGCACGGCGTCCTCGAGCCGGGTCCCGACGTGCCGGAGCAGGGTGCCGAGGAAGCCGCCGAGCACCACCACGTCGGGGTTGACGGTGTGCACGACGTTCCGGATCGCCACGGCGAGTGCGGTGACCTGGCGCTCCACCACGGCGGCGAGCTCCGACCCCGGACCGGCGGCCAGGACGTCACCGAGCCGGTCGGCCTCGTCGATCCCCAGCCCCGCGGCGTCGAGCAGTGCCGCCTGCGAGGCCTCGGTCTCCAGGCAACCGACGGCGCCGCAGTGGCAGCGGATGCCGTTCGCTGCGACGAAGGTGTGCCCGAGCTCGCCCGCGTACCCGTCCGTCCCGGCCAGGGGTCGGCCCCCGGTGATGATCCCACCGCCGATGCCGCTCGCGCCGCCGTTGACGTAGACGACGTCGGTGGCGCCGCGTCCGGCGCCGTAGAGGAACTCCGCGGTGACGCCGAGGTTCGCGTCGTTCGCGGCCCGCACCGGCAGCCCGGTGCGGTCGGCGAGCGGGGCGGCGAAGGCCTCGTCCCGCCAGGCCAGGTGCGGCGCGTACCGGACGACGCCGTCGCCCACGCGGACGATTCCGGGGACCGAGACGCCGACCCCGACGACCCGGCGACCGGCCACCCGCTGACGCTCGGCCGCGGCGGCGACCAGGTCGGTGGCGATCGCGAGGGCGGCGTCGGGCGTCGAGACGGTGGTGGTGCGGACGGAGCGGCGCTCGTGCTCGGTGCCGTCGAGTCCGGTGACGGCCAGGGTCACGGCGTCGATCTCGGGCACGATCCCGAGGGCGACGACCTCGGCGGACGCCGAGACGGTCGCGCTGGGTCGGCCGACGCCGGTGGCCGGTGCCGCGTCGCCCTCGACGACGAGGCCGAGGTCGACGAGCTCCCCGACGAGCGCAGCGACCGTCGACCGGTTCAGGCCGGTCTCGCGGGTGAGGGCGGAACGGGGCATCGGGCCGCCCTCGTGGACGAGGCGCAGGACGCGGGCGAGGTTGCGTCGCCGGACGACGTCCGTGGTGCGCACCGGACGGGAGGCCGTGCTCGCCTCCGCCATGTCCGCTCCGTTCCGTGGGTCCCGCCAGCGTAGTGCGCCAGCCGCGTGCGGCCCGCGCTGCGCTCGCGCGGCGCTCACGCTGCGCTCACGCTGCGCGAGCTTCGCGGCGAGGGACGGTCCTCGTGGCCACCGCCACGAGGACCGTCGCTCAGCCCGAGGGCGGCCAGCGCACCGGCGCGGTCAGGCGCCGGCGCGGTCAGGCGCCGGCGCCGACCGTGCCGTCGGCCGTGAAGATCACCTCGTGGGTCACCGCTCGACCGTCGGGCGACGTCACCACGACGGACCGGCTGCCGGCCCCGCCCGCACCGGGGAACGCCCGGAACTCGAGGGCCTCGTGGTAGTCGTGGTCCGGCCGGTCCGTGCGGGTGGACAGCGGCAGGACCGCCCCCTCGCGGACCCAGAGCGGCAGGGTGTCGAACCCGTGCTGCTCCCGACGCCAGACCCCACCGGTCACGACCTCGCCGGTGAACCAGTTCGTCCAGGACCCCGCGGGCAGCCAGTACTCGACCTCGCCGGTCGCGCTGAACACCGGCGCGACGAGCAGGTCCGCGCCGAGCATGTACTGCCGGTCGCAGTACGCCGCCGTCGGGTCGTCCGGGAACGCCAGGGGCATCGGCCGCATCACGGGGATGCCCCGCGCCGACGCCTCGAGCCCCGCGGCGTACAGGTACGGCATGAGCCGCAGCTTCAGTTCGGTGAACGCCCGCGTCACCTCGACCGCCTCGTCGTCGAACGCCCACGGCACCCGGTACGAGCTGCTGCCGTGGAACCGGCTGTGCGACGACAGGAGGCCGAACTGCACCCAGCGCTTGAACACCGCCGGGTCCGGGGTGCCCTCGAAGCCACCGATGTCGTGCGACCAGAAGCCGAAGCCGGACAGCGCCAGCGACAGCCCACCGCGGAGCGTCTCGGCCATCGACGGGAACGACGACGTGTTGTCGCCGCCCCAGTGCACGGGCATCTGCTGGCCGCCGGCGGTGGCGGAGCGGGCGAACAGCACGGCGTCGCCCTTCCCGCGGGTCTCCTCGAGCACCTCGAACACGGCCTGGTTGTACAGCTGCGTGTAGAGGTTGTGCATCCGCTCGGGGTCGCTGCCGTCGGCGTAGACCACGTCGAGCGGGATGCGCTCGCCGAAGTCGGTCTTGAAGCAGTCGACGCCCTGCTCGACGAGTGCACGGAGCTTCGCCTGGTACCAGGCGGTGGCCTCCGGGTTCGTGAAGTCGACGAGCCCCATGCCGGCCTGCCACAGGTCCCACTGCCACACCGTGCCGTCGGGGTTCATGACGAGGTAGCCACCCTCGACCGCTTCGTCGAACAGCTTCGAGGCCTGCCCGATGTACGGGTTGATCCACACGCAGACCCGCAGGTCCTTGTCGTGCAGCCGCCCGAGCATGCCGGTGGGGTCCGGGAACACCCGCGGGTCCCACTCGAAGTCGCACCAGGTGAACTCGCGCATCCAGAAGCAGTCGAAGTGGAACACCGAGACGGGCAGCTGTCGGGCGGCCATCTCGTCGACGAACGAGGTCACGGTCGCCTCGTCGTAGTCGGTCGTGAACGAGGTCGACAGCCACAGCCCGTACGACCACGCCGGCACGTGCGCCGGACGGCCGGTGAGCGCCGTGTACCGCTCGAGCACGGCCGACGGGCTGCCGCCCCCGATGACGTGGAACACGAGGGACTCCCCCGGCACCGAGAACTGCACACGCTCGACCGTCTCGGACCCGACCTCGAACGAGACGTGCCCGGGGTGGTCGACGAGCACGCCGTACCCGCGGTTCGTCAGGTAGAACGGGACGTTCTTGTACGCCTGCTCGCTCGACGTGCCACCGTCGGCGTTCCAGATGTCGACGGTCTGCCCGTTCTTCACGAGCGGCCCGAAGCGTTCACCGAGCCCGTAGACGAGCTCCCCGACGCCGAGGTCGAGCTGCGCGTGCACGAAGCGGTCCGCCGTCGGGGCGTCCGCACCCTGCACCCGGGCGTTGCCGACGACGCCGCGGGACACCTCGGCGCCGGGGTCGAGCGTGACGTGGCCGAGCGACTTGTGCCCGGATCCGGTGAGGACGCGGCCCTCCGACAGGAACCGCAGGTCCCAGGGCGCCCCGGGCGTGACGACGGCCGACAGGTCACCGGAGGTGAGGGTCCCGACACCGTCGGCGACCGTGGCGGAGCCGTGCCCCGCCTCCTTCCCGACCAGGTCGAAGGACAGCTCCGGCCGGCGGCCGCGGTGGTGCTCGACCCGGACGGTGACGACGCCCTCCATCGGGCTCGACAGCGAGACGGTCAGCGTCGGACGGTTGAGGGTGTCGCCCCGCGACGCGATGACCTTCGTCGGCGCCGTGACGACCAGGCGGTCCCCGGACGGCGACTGCCGTGCGTCGATGTCGTACGCCTCGGCGGCGTACACGGGGTGGACTCCGGGCCTGAGCTGCCAGAACCCGTCGGTGAACTTCATTACTTGACCGCTCCTGCCGTGATGCCGCGCGCGAGGGTGCGCTGGAAGATGAGGAAGAACACGAGCGTCGGGATGAGGCCGAGCAGGGCCGACGCGCTCGTGGTGGTGACGTCCATGAGCCGGTCGCCCTGCAGCAGGGAGATCGCGACCGGGACGGTCTGGTTGTCGTTGCTGACCAGGAAGGTCAGCGGGATGAGGAACTCGTTCCACGTCCAGATGAAGAAGAAGATGAGCAGGACCGACAGGGTCGGCCGGCTGATCGGGACGATGACCCGCCACAGCACGCGCCAGCGACCGGCGCCGTCGAGCGCGGCGGCCTCGAGGATCTCCTTCGGGAAGGTGCCGTAGACGCTCGAGAGCAGGTAGGTGCCGAACGCCGACTGGATCACCGTGAAGACGATGATGACGCTCCACACGTTGTCGTACAGCCCGACGCCCTTGAACATCATGTAGAGCGGGTAGAGCAGGACCTCCTGCGGCAGCATGTTCGCGAGCATGAAGAGCACGACGATCCAGGTGCGGTAGCGGACCCGGCCGATGCCGATCGCGAACGCGTTGAGGATCGAGATGAGCACCGCGAGCAGCGCCACCATGCCGCTGATGAACACGCTGTTCCAGAGCTTCAGCGGGAAGTCGACCCGGTTCCAGAACGTCGTGATGCCGTCGAACGACAGCTGCGTCGGCCAGGCGAGCGGGCCGCCGGCCGCGTAGTCCGCCGGCGTCTTGAACGAGTTGAGCAGGATGAGCAGGAACGGCGCGGCGATGAGCACCGCGATGACGACGCCGCCGGCGAGCACGACCCAGTCGGCGGGACGCTTGACGCCGCCCTCACCGGGCCGCTTGCGCGGCTTCGCCGTCGGCCGGGAGGCCCGTCCCGCGTCCGCCGTGACGGTCGCCCTGGTGTCGGGTGCGGACACGGTCATCGTGCCTCCTCCTTGCGTTCTGCCCGGTTCTGGGCGGCGATGAAACCGATGGCGACGATGACGATGACGACCGTCAGCGCGGTGGCGATGGTCGCGCCGTACCCGACCTGCTGCGCCTGGAAGAACTGGCTGTACGAGTAGTAGCTCGGCACGATGGTCGCGTTGCCGGGGCCGCCGCCGGTGAGGGCGTAGACGGGCCCGAACACCTTGAGCGCGGCGATCGTGCACGTGAGCACGACGACGAAGATCTCGGGCCGGATGATGTGCACGGTGATGGAGCGGAAGCGCTGGAACCAGTTCGCGCCGTCGAGCTCCGCCGCCTCGTAGAGCTCGGGGTCGACGCGCTGCAGGGCCGCCATGAACACGACGACCGGGTAGCCGATCTGCACCCAGACGAGCACGACGGCGACCGACAGCAGCGCGGTGTCCGGGCTGCCGAGCCAGTTGTGCCGCAGGCCGTCGAGCCCGACCGCACCGAGGACGGCGTTGAGGGCGCCGTTCTCCGGGCGGAGGATCCACCCGATGACGATCGCCGCGATGACCGCGGGCAGGATCTGCGGCAGGTAGTACGTGGCGCGGAGGAAGCTCGCGAGTTTGCCGCCGAACTTCTTGCCGATGACGTCGAACAGCGCGGCGGCGAGGACGAGCCCGAGGCTGGTCGGCACGATCACCATCGCGAGGATCATCACGATGCTGTTCCGGAACGAGATCCAGAACTGGCCGTCGGCCATGAGCCGGCGCCAGTTGTCGAGGCCGGTGAACTGCGGCGGCAGGATCCCCCGGTAGTTCGTGAACGACAGGTACACGTTCCAGCCGAGCGGAACGAGGATGATCGCCGCCAGCAGGACGAACCCGGGCAGCAGGTAGAACCAGTAGCTGCCGCGGCCGGAGGCGGGCATGATCGCGCCGTCGTCGCGACGGCGGGGGCGGGGGACGCGGCCGCGGAGCGGCGCGACGGGAGGACTGGACGCCATCGTCGGGCTTCCCTTCCGGGGAGTGGGGTGGTGCGGGTGAGGGGACCGGGAGGCGCGGTGCGGGTCGGACCCGCACCGCGCCTCCCGGCAGGTGGTCGCGTCAGCGACCGGGGTGGTGGAGTACCGCTGGGTCAGCCGGTGACGGCCTTCACGCCGTCGGCGTACTGCTGGCCGAGCTCCTCGTTGACCTGCTTCGGCGTGCTGCTGCCGTTGAGCACGCTCTGCAGCCCGGCGTTCAGCTGGTCGTAGAACGTCGAGGTGGGCCAGTCCGGGTAGTAGCCGAGGCCGTCACGCTCGGTGAGCGTGTTGAAGTTCGCGATGAGCTCCTTGCTCTTCTCGTCCGTGATGTCGGCCTCGTCGGCTGCGACCGGGACGCCGCCGTTGTTCCCGATGAGCGCCTGCATGTCGGGGCGGAGCGTGATGTCGATGAACTTCTCGGCGAGGGTCTTGTTCTTCGCCTTGGTCGGCACGACCCAGAGGTTGCCCGACGAGCCCGGGGACATCTCGGCGCCCGGGTAGAGGAAGGTGCCCCAGTCCTGCTGCATCTCGGTGGTGAAGCGGCCGTACCACCACGATCCGGAGAAGAACATCGGGTACTTGCCGCTGATGAAGGCGGTCCCGGCGTCCTCGGCCTTCATGCCGGTGGCGTCCGCGGAGATGTAGCCCTTGTCGGTCCAGTCCTTGATCGTCTTCGTCGCGTACGTGATCTGCTCGTCGGAGAAGTCGACCGGGTTCTCGTACAACTGGTAGTCGTCGACCCAGCTGCGGTCCGCCTTCGACAGCGCGAGCTGGTACCAGAGCTGACCGAGCGGGTACTCGGCGGCGGACTCGGCGAGCGGGGTCACGCCCTTCGACTCGAACGTCGCCATGGCCTCCTCGAGGTCGGCCTGGGTCTTCGGGACCTCGACGCCGTACTTCTCGAAGAGCTCCTTGTTGTAGTAGAACTCCACGTACTCGCCGTAGTCGGGCACGCCGTACCAGGAGCCGGAGCCCATCACGCCCTTCTCGTCGTAGCGGGCCGTGGTCTGCAGCGACTTGGCGAGCTTGTCGTCCCAGCCGTACTTCTCCACCGCGTCGTCGAGCGGGCTGAGCAGCCCCTGGCTGGCGAGCAGACCGGCGGTGGCGTTGCCCTTGTTGTACTCGATGAGGTCCGGGGCCTGGTCCGAGTTGAGCGACTGGCTGGCCGTCTTCCGGATCTGTTCGAAGCTCTTCTCCTGGAACTCGACCTTCGCGCCGGTCTCCTTCTCGAAGACCTCGATCGACTCCTTCCAAGCCTTGCCCATGGCGGAGTCCTCGGACTCGAAGTGCCAGAGCTTGAGGGTCTTGCCGTCCTCGTTGCTGCGGTCGTCGGCGCTCCCGCCGGCGGAACAGCCGGTCAGGACGACGGCGGTCGCGGCGAGCCCGGCGAGTGCGCCGAGCAGGCGGAACTTCTTCATGTCGCTACTTCCTCGTAGTGGATGGTGCTGGTGTCGAAGCGCTTCGACGATGCACGGCCGAAGACGCCGGTGGGACGGTGCCGGTCAGGGCACCGGTCGGATGGACCCGCGGTCGATGAACCGCGGCGGGAGGAGTGTGACGCCCGGTTCACGGGCACCGTCGACCTGACGGACGGCGCCCTCCACGGCGCCGCGACACATCTCCTCGAGCGGGAGGGGGATGGTGGACAGGGGGACCTCGAGCGCGTCGGTGTCGTAGCTCGCGCACGCGGCGAGCACGGAGACGTCCTCCGGGACGCGGACGCCCCGGGACACGAGGTGAGCGAGGACGGCCTCGACGACGGGCTCGTTGCAGTGGAACACGAGCGCCGTCATGTCGGGCAGGCCGGCCAGGAGTTCGTCGGCCGCACGACGCTGGTCGGCGCGGTCGAGCGACGGGTACAGCGCGAGCGTGGCGATGCCGGCGGCGCGGCACTCGTCCTCGAACGCGTCGGCGAAGCGGCGGATGAAGCCCGTGTGCCGCTCGACGTAGGTGGCGGGGTGGCCGATGACCCCGATGCTGCGGTGCCCGGCGGCGGCGAGCTGCCGGACCGACGCGCGACCGGCCTCGGCGAAGTCGAGGTCGATGCAGGTCAGGCCGGCGGTGTCGCCCGGGACGCCGACGAACGCGGCCGCGGCACCCGAGCGGCGGACGACCTCGGCCCGTTCGTCGTCCGTGGAGACCCCGAGCACCACGACCCCGTCGACCAGCGAGCTGTCCACCACGCGGCGGATCCCGGTGACCTCGTCGTCGCGGGCGAGCAGGAGCACGTCGTCGTCGTGGGCCCGTGCGGCCTCGACCACCGCGGTGACGAAGCGCATGTGCGTGGGCAGGTGCGCGTCCTCCCGGATGGGCGCGGACAGGGCGAGGATGTTCGTGCGGGCCCCGGCGAGCATGCGGGCGCCGGCGTTCGGCCGGTAGTCGAGCTCGGCGACCGCCTGGTCGATGCGGGCGCGGGTCGTGGCGGAGATCGCGCGCTTGCCGGAGAGGGCGTACGAGACGGTCGAGATCGAGACGCCCGCGGCCTTCGCCACCTCGTGGATCGTCACCATGCGCGCACCTCCTCGTGCTGTTCGTCGCGTGTGCCCTGCGGTCCGTCCGGCGCCTGTGAAGCGCTTCGACGAGCTCGCGACGGCGACGCTAACAGCGTCGAAGCGCTTCGCGCAACCCACTCGTCGGCGGTATCGACGGATGGAGCGCGCCACGGGCCTCCCGTCCGGCCGCCACGGCCGGTGCCGGTCCGGCAGGCGCGGCGCCGGGACCGGACCGCGTGCTACTCGTGGAGTGCCCGCACCGGTGTCCCCCGCACCGCCTGGGCAGCGGGCCCGAGGGCTGCCGCGAGCCCGGTGCCCGCCGCACCCGCGACCACGACGACGAGGAGCCACGCCGGGACCGTCGGACCGACGAGCTGCGCACCGTTCGTGGCACCGAGGAGTGTGTAGGCCCCCGCCCAGCCGTACGCCGTACCGAGGACGACCCCGAGCA
The sequence above is drawn from the Curtobacterium sp. L6-1 genome and encodes:
- a CDS encoding phage holin family protein — protein: MTDPFPGASGRTVPGQPTPQERAATTPLGELLSEVSRDLSTLFRQEVALAKAELTDSAKKAGKGAGMFGGAGVTGLFALLFLSIAAWWGLGYLIGNAWSAVIIAVVYAIAAAILASRGRKEIKQINGAPQTVETVKEVPETLKPNTGRN
- a CDS encoding glycosyltransferase family 2 protein, with amino-acid sequence MPSVSVVIPVRDDADHLRRCLAALEAQTRVPDEVVVVDNGSSDDSAAVAAAAGAVLCSEPERGIARASARGFDTARGDVVVRLDADSVPPPHWIATALALLEDPTVVAVTGPGRPIDAGPLVRAAWPVLYMQPYFVLMRSALARPPLFGSAAAVRRTTWLAVRHRVHRHDPEVHDDVDLSMQLDPAWRVLADRALTVGVSSRPFSSLPSALLRARRAGHTFRVNGRRATPVRRWARRFRVELRRHHAHAWWRSR
- a CDS encoding NADP-dependent oxidoreductase; translated protein: MQAIQFSEVGGPEVLRHVEVDQPVPTAGAVRIRVAASAFNAADGGMRAGSLPIPVVLPHVPGYDVSGTVDAIGDGVQGLSVGDAVVGFLPMERDGGAAEYVVAPAEALVAAPTSIPLADAAALPSVALTAWQALVDDGGLQAGQRLLVVGAGGVVGKYAVQLATRIGAHVVATASPRSADAVRAAGADEVVDHTTTDLLDAVTEQVDVLLNLAPIEPDAFTRLVTLVRDGGVVVSTTAWMPAPDDADRGVRSAVVFVLPHRERLARLVSMVDEGALHVEVTRRIPLTELPALHAEASSGRVAGKVVVLPA
- a CDS encoding MarR family winged helix-turn-helix transcriptional regulator, which codes for MPEPSSSLTSAQLAAYLSFTEVSALLRPAVEKQLKDVGQLSYVQFQLLARLGDAPTGSRSMTDLADGVVYSRSGLTYQAQLLDQRGLVSRAPSPEDERRVVVSITDAGRQVLAAVFPGHIALVQELLFASLSTDEVDALAAVLGKVGDRLRAAPPRSAAPRRRRTV
- a CDS encoding ROK family transcriptional regulator; the encoded protein is MAEASTASRPVRTTDVVRRRNLARVLRLVHEGGPMPRSALTRETGLNRSTVAALVGELVDLGLVVEGDAAPATGVGRPSATVSASAEVVALGIVPEIDAVTLAVTGLDGTEHERRSVRTTTVSTPDAALAIATDLVAAAAERQRVAGRRVVGVGVSVPGIVRVGDGVVRYAPHLAWRDEAFAAPLADRTGLPVRAANDANLGVTAEFLYGAGRGATDVVYVNGGASGIGGGIITGGRPLAGTDGYAGELGHTFVAANGIRCHCGAVGCLETEASQAALLDAAGLGIDEADRLGDVLAAGPGSELAAVVERQVTALAVAIRNVVHTVNPDVVVLGGFLGTLLRHVGTRLEDAVRAQTMTAMGEDLRIVPAELVGSVLFRGAAELAFASLLADPTAG
- the yicI gene encoding alpha-xylosidase; this encodes MKFTDGFWQLRPGVHPVYAAEAYDIDARQSPSGDRLVVTAPTKVIASRGDTLNRPTLTVSLSSPMEGVVTVRVEHHRGRRPELSFDLVGKEAGHGSATVADGVGTLTSGDLSAVVTPGAPWDLRFLSEGRVLTGSGHKSLGHVTLDPGAEVSRGVVGNARVQGADAPTADRFVHAQLDLGVGELVYGLGERFGPLVKNGQTVDIWNADGGTSSEQAYKNVPFYLTNRGYGVLVDHPGHVSFEVGSETVERVQFSVPGESLVFHVIGGGSPSAVLERYTALTGRPAHVPAWSYGLWLSTSFTTDYDEATVTSFVDEMAARQLPVSVFHFDCFWMREFTWCDFEWDPRVFPDPTGMLGRLHDKDLRVCVWINPYIGQASKLFDEAVEGGYLVMNPDGTVWQWDLWQAGMGLVDFTNPEATAWYQAKLRALVEQGVDCFKTDFGERIPLDVVYADGSDPERMHNLYTQLYNQAVFEVLEETRGKGDAVLFARSATAGGQQMPVHWGGDNTSSFPSMAETLRGGLSLALSGFGFWSHDIGGFEGTPDPAVFKRWVQFGLLSSHSRFHGSSSYRVPWAFDDEAVEVTRAFTELKLRLMPYLYAAGLEASARGIPVMRPMPLAFPDDPTAAYCDRQYMLGADLLVAPVFSATGEVEYWLPAGSWTNWFTGEVVTGGVWRREQHGFDTLPLWVREGAVLPLSTRTDRPDHDYHEALEFRAFPGAGGAGSRSVVVTSPDGRAVTHEVIFTADGTVGAGA